GCACGCTCGCGCTCCTGCATGTCGCCGAAAGGGGCAGCGGTGTCGCTCACGATGGATGGGGTCCAATCCCGCCGGGAAAGGACGCTATCTAGACCCATCGTGCAGGGCGCGGTCAAGCTCACGGTCATATCGGGGCCTCATAGGTCCTCTTCGCCTATTCGCCAGCCATCCAGTCTGGGTTACATCCACCAGCCGTCGGGGTTGTACGAAACCGCGCAGAAGTTCTCCGGATACCGCACTTACACCGGACTTTTCAGAGCGCTCCGATAGCCACCTTTTGCTTGCGACTGGCCTAATCCGCCACCGGTCCGCTTTAGCGGCACGACGTTCTATTACCTACCGCAAGGAAAGCCCTATGAAGAAGACTCTGATCGCATTGGCGTTCGCCGCCATCGTCGCCCCGATCGCAGCTCAGGCCACGCAGAGCAACGGCATTGACTACACGTACCTGCAGTTGGACTACGTCAACATCACCCAGGCCGGCAACACAGGCGTTGCGCAGGGTGGCATGCTCACCGGCTCCTATGGTTTCCACGACAACTTCCAGATGTTCGGAAGCTACAGCGCGCTGAACTTCAACAAGGTATCTGATTACGATCCGATCATCGGCCATTTCTCTTGGACTCCGAAGGTCAAGCCCTGGTCCATCGGCATGGGCTATGCCTTCAGCATCGGCAGCCGCGCCGACTGGGTGACCCAGGCCGCCTACCAGCACGACAAGAACAGCAATCACATGTGCCTGAACGACTACTGCGTCCGCTTCAACGGCAGCAATAATTTCTGGACCGTCAACACTGGCGTCATGGGTCGCGTCACCGACAAGCTGACGGCCAACGCCTATCTCGGCTACGACCACGGCGTGAGCACCCATGGTGATGGCAACCTGTTCGGTCAGTTCGGATTGGTTTACAACTTCACCCCCATGTGGGCAGTGGAAGGCGGCGTGCGTGTCAGCAACAACAGCAACGACATCTTCAACGTCGGTGTTCGCGCCAGCTTCTGATCGGCAGAATACGCAAGAACAAAAAAGCCCGGCCAATGCCGGGCTTTTTTTATAGCCGTTTGTCGGAGAAGCGGCGAGATGGAACAGACAAAAGTTGAATACCTGTGTTTTGCCCCATCCCGCACGGTCAACTCTTAGAAGCGATACTCCGCACCCAGGGACAGCAGACTGGCATGACCGTGACCACCGTCAAAGCCGATGCGATAGTAGTCGTAGCTTAGGTTCATGCTGATATTGCGCGTGAAATCGTAGCCCATGCCCACGCCACCGTACCAACTGGTGTTGGAGGAGCTTTCTCGCTCAGACAGGCTACCCAAGGGGCCATAAACGTTGAGGTTCAACCGGCTCGTGGAGAACAGAATGCCCGTGCGGGCCTGCACATTCCAATTGTCATTGAACTCGTAGATATAGTTGCCACCGAGCGACCAGCCGTGGCTCGCCACCTTACCGGTGATCTTCGCATTCAGACCGAACTGGTCGCTCAGGAAATTCTTGTTCGGATTGGACTGGCCAAGATCGACGTAACCGCCATCGACACCCCAGTTACCCGACGATGTAGCCCAACGATAGCCAGCACCGAGGCCCCATCCGAAATCATTGTTATTGGAGAAGTAGTTGCTGTTGATGCGGTAATCGGACTGACCAGCGTTACCGCGGACGAAAAAGCCGCCATCGTTCTGATCCGCTGCCAATGCAGCCGTCAACGGAGACACCAGCGCTGCCGACAACGCGACAATGGAAATGAGTTTCTTCATGAAGCTATTCCTATTTTTGTGAAAATGGGGCACGCAGATAAGACGCAAACGCTATCGAGCAGATCGGCACGCACTGTGCGTAGAACACTTCACAATCTTTCGCACCGACGGTGGTCCGTCGAATTACCTGCCGCCGTCCATTGGGCCCGCAAAGTCACATCTGTAGCTATCGGAATGAACTGAAACCCTGCAGGCACATTGTTATTGAGCGCGATCTCGTATAGCGCCCATCCAAATGCCCCATTGCGTTGTCGCGCTGTACACGATGTCCAGCCATCCGTTCGGACGCATCCCTTACCGGCTTATCGCGTGCAACATGTGCTACCGCAGAGAGCAACTCGTTTACTTCGCCGACACGACCGCAGCGATGAGGTGCGACATTCGCTTTGCGCTAGCATCAGAGCAGGTGCGTCGACAGCAACATCACAGCTCGCCCTCTCACCGGGCCCGTACAAGCGTCGATCGAACTCCATGTCGAACTGTGGCGCATCGACCCGTGAGCCGATGCGCCACGGGGACCATCATCGGACGGCGTTCAAGCGGTTACGGTGGGCTGTAAGAAGGCCCCACCCGAAA
This genomic window from Dyella terrae contains:
- a CDS encoding porin family protein, with amino-acid sequence MKKLISIVALSAALVSPLTAALAADQNDGGFFVRGNAGQSDYRINSNYFSNNNDFGWGLGAGYRWATSSGNWGVDGGYVDLGQSNPNKNFLSDQFGLNAKITGKVASHGWSLGGNYIYEFNDNWNVQARTGILFSTSRLNLNVYGPLGSLSERESSSNTSWYGGVGMGYDFTRNISMNLSYDYYRIGFDGGHGHASLLSLGAEYRF